A single genomic interval of Macadamia integrifolia cultivar HAES 741 chromosome 6, SCU_Mint_v3, whole genome shotgun sequence harbors:
- the LOC122082713 gene encoding probable WRKY transcription factor 2, which yields MFKSHVKPVSLSCPLGSENQVASSSNQARNLEMTGVSHQPPVLVQPNMDFECQNGFLKQAMSKSYTTDSPSDIEVSNIMIENGKCFAVQTGNCGVASDQAPLLEETLPGDDTGSQQILEGDQKGYPPMGMGKPSEDGYNWRKYGQKQVKGSEYPRSYYKCTHPNCQVKKKVERSHDGQITEIIYKGAHNHQKPQPSRRSAVGSAFPLGEISETGEGSGTFVKVEESSIWKSVSQGPKDNKVGSDWKTDGLERTSSTSVVTELSDPLSTAQGKQLGMLESADTPEFSSTLASHEEDDDRATQGSISVDNDGDDEESESKRRKKESCLIDTNLASRAVREPRVVVQTDSEVDILDDGYRWRKYGQKVVKGNPNPRSYYKCTSAGCSVRKHVERASHDLKSVITTYEGKHNHEVPAARNSSHVSSSSGNLQAGPNAQTTLTLAGRTNFPKSEPRVHDFAPHFERKPEFTNEFLRPSYLGGIHGDIKLGPSACYEMKLPAFQTLSYGSFGLNASQNDTNQAASIGHVIPEFPIAMPRPGNPSLSSFDFNNHGMPIGPVQPFLGMQQPKETDTRFLRPKQEQKDDAVYDNHLSINRLPNASPSVYHQIMGGFQL from the exons ATGTTCAAGTCTCATGTGAAACCTGTCAGTTTGTCATGTCCTCTTGGCTCAGAAAATCAG GTGGCTTCATCTTCCAATCAAGCTCGGAATCTGGAAATGACCGGTGTCAGCCACCAACCTCCTGTGCTCGTGCAGCCAAACATGGACTTTGAATGTCAAAATGGTTTTCTGAAACAAGCCATGTCAAAGAGCTATACTACTGATTCTCCTTCCGATATTGAAGTTTCTAACATCATGATCGAAAATGGTAAGTGTTTTGCTGTGCAAACTGGCAATTGTGGTGTTGCTAGTGATCAAGCTCCTCTACTGGAGGAAACTCTACCGGGAGACGATACTGGGTCACAGCAAATTCTAGAAGGGGACCAGAAAGGATATCCTCCAATGGGAATGGGAAAGCCATCAGAAGATGGATACAATTGGAGAAAATATGGGCAGAAACAGGTGAAAGGTAGTGAATATCCTCGGAGCTACTACAAGTGCACGCATCCAAATTGTCAGGTGAAGAAAAAGGTAGAACGTTCTCATGATGGTCAAATAACAGAAATTATTTACAAGGGTGCTCATAATCACCAAAAACCTCAGCCTAGTCGTCGATCAGCAGTTGGATCGGCATTTCCACTCGGTGAAATATCAGAGACAGGTGAGGGGTCTGGGACTTTCGTCAAAGTGGAAGAAAGTTCAATTTGGAAAAGTGTTTCTCAGGGGCCCAAGGATAACAAAGTTGGTTCAGATTGGAAGACTGATGGTTTAGAGAGGACATCATCGACATCTGTTGTAACTGAACTTTCTGATCCACTTTCAACTGCGCAAGGGAAACAGCTAGGTATGCTGGAATCCGCAGATACTCCAGAGTTCTCGTCCACACTCGCTAGTcatgaagaggatgatgatagaGCCACTCAAGGCAGCATATCAGTTGACAATGACGGTGATGATGAGGAGTCTGAGTCAAAAAGAAG AAAGAAAGAGAGCTGTTTGATTGATACAAATTTGGCTTCTCGAGCTGTTCGGGAGCCAAGAGTTGTTGTCCAAACAGACAGTGAAGTGGACATACTTGATGATGGATACCGCTGGCGCAAGTATGGGCAGAAAGTAGTTAAAGGAAATCCAAACCCCAG GAGCTACTATAAATGCACTAGTGCTGGATGCTCTGTGAGGAAGCATGTAGAAAGAGCCTCCCATGATCTCAAATCTGTGATAACAACATATGAGGGAAAACACAACCATGAAGTACCTGCGGCGAGAAACAGTAGTCATGTTAGCTCAAGTAGTGGAAATCTGCAAGCTGGTCCTAATGCTCAAACCACTCTGACATTAGCTGGAAGAACCAATTTTCCAAAGAGTGAACCACGAGTTCATGATTTTGCACCTCACTTTGAGAGAAAACCTGAATTCACTAATGAATTCTTGAGACCCAGTTATCTGGGGGGTATCCATGGCGACATAAAGCTGGGGCCGTCTGCTTGTTATGAAATGAAGCTGCCAGCCTTCCAGACACTTTCTTATGGATCCTTTGGACTAAATGCTAGCCAGAATGACACTAATCAAGCGGCTTCTATTGGTCATGTTATCCCAGAATTCCCAATTGCAATGCCTCGACCTGGAAACCCATCATTGAGCAGCTTTGATTTTAATAATCATGGAATGCCAATTGGTCCGGTTCAGCCTTTCCTTGGGATGCAGCAACCTAAGGAGACTGACACAAGATTCCTCAGGCCTAAACAGGAGCAGAAAGATGATGCTGTTTATGATAATCATTTATCCATTAACCGTCTTCCAAATGCGTCGCCTTCTGTATATCACCAGATAATGGGAGGTTTTCAATTGTAA